The Paenibacillus yonginensis genome segment ATCTTCCAGGAAGTTCGCAGCATCCGGAAGGCCAAGCGGGCCAAGAGCTGGATATTCGCTTTACTGGTCGGTATTTTGACTGTTTCCGGTTTGGGGCTGCCAGGCGCCAGTCTTGCAGGAGCTGAATCTGCGAACGGGTTCGGAGCTGATAACAGTGATCTGGCTCGCTTGTCTGCCAGCTATGCTTCCCATTTGCCGGTGACGGTTTATGACAATTCGCCTTACGGAGGTAAAGAGCAGGCTTTTGACATTGGCAGCTATGACTGGGACGTCATCAATAGCGGAGTAGGAAATGATAAAATTTCCTCCCTGCGGGTTGCGCCGGGCTACAAGGTTACCCTGTACAAGGATGCTGGTTTCTCCGGGGCATCGAAGGTTTTTACTGCTGATGCTATGTATGTCGATGACTTCAATGATGAGACAAGCAGTCTGAAGGTCGAAGCTGTTACACCGCTTGATGCCTCCAGCTTCGCCGTTCCGGGCAACGCGTACACGGATGCATCCAAACGCAGTATGCTCGAATCCTTTGCGCCACGAATCTGGTTTGCGCAAGGCGAAGTTTATTTTCCATCCTCCGTGGAGTACACGTTCCCTTATGTGGAACGCTACCTCAATCCTAACTCCGGGAATTACGAATTCAGAACCAAAGAAGCTTTGAACCCTTACAACAAGAAGCTCCCTTATTTTAATGGCGACCTGCAAAATGCGCCCATCTACGCCTTTTGGGTCGAGAAAGATTACAACAATGTTGATTTAGTTTACTTCCAGTTCTCCCCATACGATCTGGGCAAAACCGTGCTCGGCAGTGAATTTGGCGACCATGTGGGCGACTTTGAACGCGTAACGGTCCGCTTAGCCAAGTTCGTCTACAACGGCCAGAACTATTTGAAGCCAGTTCAAGTGTTCTACGGCTATCATTCTTCCGGTATTACTTACCGCTGGGATGAAGTGGACAAGATCGGCGGCACACATCCGGTTGCTTACTCGGCCTTTGGTTCCCACGGCATGTGGAAAGACCCGGGCAATCATGTGTATCAGGATATCGTGATCGCCAAGCTGACCGACGTAACGAATCAGGGAACGTCTTGGGATACGTGGAACCGGGTACAGGCATTTGAATACTTCCCGAATGCATCGACCGGTGTAGGTCTTGGCAATCCATGGCCAACCTGGCTGAACAAAGATTATACCAATCCGAACAGCGGTGCGGTATACCGGTTCGGCAATCCGGCGCAAGGCTCCGTCTTTGGACAGCCGCTGCTGGCGGACGGCCCAACGGGACCTCAGGAGAAAACAGCCCTGACAAGCGATACGATTTTAGATTAAAAACGTTTTAAACCTCTTTGGCCGTGTTTCTAAACTAATTTTTTTCTAACCGATTCTCATTGATTTCCAAATAAAACTTCTTTATTTCAAATTAGAGACTGGAGAGACAAAAGTGGGAAAAAAATCGATCTGGAGCCTTGCAGTTGTAGTTGCCGTAGTGCTGGTAGTTGTCATTTTATTCGTCAATGGCAACAAAGATCGTCAAGCCAAGACGTCTGCAGCGCCGGCAGAGTCTCAGGCGCCGTCAGCCAATACGGCTGCCAATAATACTTCTTCGTCAGGGGGCGGCTTGAAGGAAGCCCCGATTCTGGCTGAGAAGGTCAAGGCGGGATCACTGCCGCCGATAGAAGAACGTATGCCGGCTGCAGATGACATTATGGTTGAGCCAACTTACGAGGAAATCGGTAAATACGGCGGTGAATGGCGTTATCCTTGGAACGGTCCCGACGATAAATGGGGCATCGAGATGGTGACGGAAGAGCCGTTGTTCCGCTTCAAGCAGGATGGCTCCGGCAGCGTTGAGCCCAACGTGGCCAAAAGCTACGATGTGAACGAGGACTCTACTGAATTCACGATCCATCTTCGGGAAGGCATGAAATGGTCGGACGGCGTTCCGTTTACGGCCGATGATGTTATTTTCTACTGGGAGCATATGCTGATTCCTGAAACCTTCGGCAAGGCGCTGTACGACTGCTATTATTCGGTGAATCCGGAGACGGGCGAGAAGGAAAGAGCCGAGGTGACCAAAGTCGACGACTACACGGTCAAAGTGGTGTTCAAGCATCCAAGTGTACAATTCCTGGAGCGGCTGGCGATCGACAACAAGTGGTTCTTCGCACCGGCTCATTATTACAAAACGATCCTTCCGGAATTCATCGGCGAGGACAAAGCGCTTGAGGTTGCCAAAGAGTATGGCTTTGAAGACACCCAAAATCTGGGCGTATGGACTGGCTACTATTACTGGCTGTACCCGCAGCGCCCAACTCTCCGCCCTTGGGTCGCAACGAACGATGCCAACAGCGATCGCTTCATTATGGAGCGCAACCCGTATTACTTCAAAACCGATGCAGAAGGGCAACAGCTTCCTTATATCGACCGCATCGTGCTGACGAAAACGCAGGACCCAAGCCACAAGCTGCTGGATATGCTGGCCGGCAACGTGGAAGTAGCCCAGTTTGATTTCAAGGATTTCACCGTACTCAAGGAAAATGAACAAAAAGGCGGATACCGCGTTATCCCTTGGTCGACGCCAAACTGGTCCAGTACAGGCATTGAGCTGAACCAGACAACCGAGGATCCGAAGCTCCGCGCATTGTTCCAGGACATTCGCTTCCGCGAAGCACTTTCGGTAGCAGTGGATCGCAAGGAAGTTTCCGAGATCATTACAAGCGGCATGGGCGAACCGGCTCAAGCTTCCGTACCGGAAGGCCTGCCAGGCTTCCAGGATGGCTGGAACAAGCAGTGGACGGAGTACGATACAACCCGCGCTTCACAGTTGTTTGATGAAATCGGCCTGAAATGGGACAGCGCTCATAAGTACAGAACCTTTGCCGACGGTTCCCCTCTGTCCATTTTGTTCTATGAGGAAAAAAGCGCCGACAACGAGCAGTTTATCGAACTGGTTCGCAAATATTACGAAAGCGTCGGTATTAAAACCGAGCTCAAAATCGTGGACCAAGGCAGCTTCTTTGATCTGAAGTACGCCAACAAAATTCCGGCAACGTTCAAGACGGTCAGCGTCGTTGACGTTTCGCTCAGACCGGACGAGCTTGTTCCTCTGCGCGTTATTACTCCTTGGTTTGGCCACTATGGCTTGTACAACTCTTCCGGAGGCAAAGAAGGCGTGAAACCGGAAGGGGATGTAGCCAAGATCATGGAATTCTGGGACAAAATCAAGGCAGCGAAGACAAGAGAGGAAATTACGCAGTACAGCAACGAGATTATTAAGCTGCATCAGAAGAACCAGTGGGTGATTGGTTACACAGGCCCGACTCCTGTTCTGACCGTTGTCAAAAACAATGTGAAGAACGTGCCGGCCCTTGTTAACAGCGATGAGTTCAGAGGACTTGGCTTCGCTCATCCGGATCAATTTTTTATCGAATAGTATACGAACAATATACGAATCTGCTTATCAACGGGGAAGTTTCTTCCCCGTTGATCTTGCATGATGAAGAGGGGAACTGCATGTGGTAGGTTACATAACTCGCAGGCTGCTTACGATGATTCCGGTCGTGCTGCTGATATCGATCATCGTCTTTTTTATCATCCAGCTGCCTCCCGGCGATTTCATCAGCACTTATGCAGCCAAGATGACGACAAGCGGCGAAATCATGGACGATGCGGCGCTGCTAAAGCTGCGGGAAGCGTATGGTCTGGATCAGAGCTGGTATATGCAGTATTTCAAGTGGATCTGGGGGATGGTGACTCAAGGCGATTTCGGCTATTCGCTGAACTATAACCGTCCGGTGGCTTCGATCATCAGCCAATATATGGGCTTTACGGTCATTGTGTCTGTAATTTCCATGCTGTTTACTTATGCGCTGTCTATTCCAATCGGCATTTACAGTGCGGTGCGGCAGTATTCAATCGGTGATTATATCTTTACGGCTATCGGCTTTATCGGCATGGCTACACCTAATTTTCTGCTGGCGATTATTCTTATGTATTTCTCCTATGTCTATGTCGGCGACCCGATGCTGGGACTGTTCTCGCCGGAATTTGCAGAGCAGGCTTGGTCCTATGAGAAATTCAAGGACTTTCTTAAACATATGATCATTCCCGTTATCGTGATCGGCACGGGCAGCACCTGCGATCTGATCCGCGTCATGCGGGCGCAGATGCTGGATGAAATGGACAAGCCTTATATGCTCACCGCAAGGGCCAAGGGATTGTCCGAAGCGCGGATTAT includes the following:
- a CDS encoding Vps62-related protein; its protein translation is MLIRRGEWSRSIFQEVRSIRKAKRAKSWIFALLVGILTVSGLGLPGASLAGAESANGFGADNSDLARLSASYASHLPVTVYDNSPYGGKEQAFDIGSYDWDVINSGVGNDKISSLRVAPGYKVTLYKDAGFSGASKVFTADAMYVDDFNDETSSLKVEAVTPLDASSFAVPGNAYTDASKRSMLESFAPRIWFAQGEVYFPSSVEYTFPYVERYLNPNSGNYEFRTKEALNPYNKKLPYFNGDLQNAPIYAFWVEKDYNNVDLVYFQFSPYDLGKTVLGSEFGDHVGDFERVTVRLAKFVYNGQNYLKPVQVFYGYHSSGITYRWDEVDKIGGTHPVAYSAFGSHGMWKDPGNHVYQDIVIAKLTDVTNQGTSWDTWNRVQAFEYFPNASTGVGLGNPWPTWLNKDYTNPNSGAVYRFGNPAQGSVFGQPLLADGPTGPQEKTALTSDTILD
- a CDS encoding ABC transporter substrate-binding protein; its protein translation is MGKKSIWSLAVVVAVVLVVVILFVNGNKDRQAKTSAAPAESQAPSANTAANNTSSSGGGLKEAPILAEKVKAGSLPPIEERMPAADDIMVEPTYEEIGKYGGEWRYPWNGPDDKWGIEMVTEEPLFRFKQDGSGSVEPNVAKSYDVNEDSTEFTIHLREGMKWSDGVPFTADDVIFYWEHMLIPETFGKALYDCYYSVNPETGEKERAEVTKVDDYTVKVVFKHPSVQFLERLAIDNKWFFAPAHYYKTILPEFIGEDKALEVAKEYGFEDTQNLGVWTGYYYWLYPQRPTLRPWVATNDANSDRFIMERNPYYFKTDAEGQQLPYIDRIVLTKTQDPSHKLLDMLAGNVEVAQFDFKDFTVLKENEQKGGYRVIPWSTPNWSSTGIELNQTTEDPKLRALFQDIRFREALSVAVDRKEVSEIITSGMGEPAQASVPEGLPGFQDGWNKQWTEYDTTRASQLFDEIGLKWDSAHKYRTFADGSPLSILFYEEKSADNEQFIELVRKYYESVGIKTELKIVDQGSFFDLKYANKIPATFKTVSVVDVSLRPDELVPLRVITPWFGHYGLYNSSGGKEGVKPEGDVAKIMEFWDKIKAAKTREEITQYSNEIIKLHQKNQWVIGYTGPTPVLTVVKNNVKNVPALVNSDEFRGLGFAHPDQFFIE
- a CDS encoding ABC transporter permease, whose translation is MVGYITRRLLTMIPVVLLISIIVFFIIQLPPGDFISTYAAKMTTSGEIMDDAALLKLREAYGLDQSWYMQYFKWIWGMVTQGDFGYSLNYNRPVASIISQYMGFTVIVSVISMLFTYALSIPIGIYSAVRQYSIGDYIFTAIGFIGMATPNFLLAIILMYFSYVYVGDPMLGLFSPEFAEQAWSYEKFKDFLKHMIIPVIVIGTGSTCDLIRVMRAQMLDEMDKPYMLTARAKGLSEARIIFKYPVRAAINPIVSTIGWSLTSIFTGATITAIVLNLPVQGPVMYQALLSQDMYLAGTWLLFMAACIVLGTLISDILLVWLDPRIRMQRKGM